In the Mycobacterium adipatum genome, one interval contains:
- a CDS encoding 3-oxoacid CoA-transferase subunit B, with amino-acid sequence MSALTKEKMAALVASDIPAGSFVNLGIGQPTTVADHLPAGAGIVLHTENGMLNMGPAAVGDEIDPDLTNAGKLPVTELPGAAYFHHADSFAMMRGGHLDVCVLGAFQVSAAGDLANWHTGAPDAIPAVGGAMDLAIGAKQVFVMMTLFAKDGSPKLVPSCTYPLTGLGCVSRVYTELAVFDITAAGVTVRDTYGISREELVQRLGVPLLDV; translated from the coding sequence ATGAGTGCCCTGACCAAAGAAAAGATGGCCGCGCTCGTCGCCTCCGACATCCCGGCCGGCTCCTTCGTGAACCTCGGGATCGGGCAGCCCACCACGGTGGCCGACCATCTGCCCGCCGGCGCCGGGATAGTCCTGCACACCGAGAACGGGATGCTGAACATGGGACCCGCCGCCGTCGGCGACGAGATCGATCCCGACCTCACCAACGCCGGCAAGCTCCCGGTCACCGAACTGCCCGGCGCGGCGTACTTCCACCACGCCGACTCGTTCGCCATGATGCGCGGCGGACACCTCGATGTCTGTGTACTCGGTGCGTTCCAGGTTTCGGCCGCCGGCGATCTGGCCAACTGGCACACCGGTGCACCCGACGCCATCCCGGCTGTCGGCGGCGCCATGGATCTGGCCATCGGCGCCAAGCAGGTCTTCGTGATGATGACCCTGTTCGCCAAAGACGGCTCCCCCAAGCTGGTTCCGTCGTGTACCTACCCGCTGACCGGACTCGGTTGTGTGTCGCGGGTGTACACGGAGCTGGCGGTCTTCGACATCACCGCTGCCGGCGTGACCGTGCGTGACACCTACGGCATCAGCCGAGAAGAACTGGTCCAGCGCCTCGGTGTGCCATTGCTCGACGTCTGA
- the pcaG gene encoding protocatechuate 3,4-dioxygenase subunit alpha, giving the protein MTALPSAELVPTPGQTVGPFFHYALPFPGDRDLIAPGSPGAIRLSGTVYDGAGNPVPDALIEIWQADHAGRIPHRTGTFRRDGQTFTGFGRASTGRDGEYAFTTVIPGSVDGSLPFFAVTVFARGLLDRLFTRAYLPLGDAAPDALLTSLGPRATALITVPEEWGFRFDITLQGDQEIPFLAYPGPA; this is encoded by the coding sequence GTGACCGCATTACCGTCGGCCGAACTGGTCCCTACGCCCGGACAAACTGTCGGCCCGTTCTTTCATTACGCGCTGCCCTTTCCCGGCGACCGCGACCTGATCGCGCCCGGCAGCCCCGGCGCAATTCGTTTGTCCGGCACCGTCTACGACGGTGCCGGTAACCCCGTACCCGACGCGCTTATTGAGATCTGGCAAGCAGACCACGCGGGTCGGATACCGCACCGGACCGGCACATTCCGCCGCGATGGCCAGACATTCACCGGGTTCGGCCGCGCCAGCACAGGCCGCGACGGCGAATACGCCTTCACCACGGTCATACCTGGCTCGGTCGACGGGTCCTTACCGTTCTTCGCAGTTACCGTCTTCGCCCGTGGCCTCCTGGACCGCCTGTTCACCCGCGCCTACCTGCCGCTGGGTGACGCCGCACCCGATGCCCTGCTGACCTCGTTGGGCCCGCGAGCCACAGCGCTGATCACGGTGCCCGAAGAGTGGGGCTTCCGCTTCGACATCACCCTGCAGGGCGACCAGGAGATACCGTTTCTGGCCTACCCTGGACCTGCGTGA
- the pcaC gene encoding 4-carboxymuconolactone decarboxylase encodes MTVTAVQLAGRPGQPLLVLGPSLGTSVQTLWAAVAADLADDFEVIGWDLPGHGTNRVVAAEPLHIADLAHALMEQLDGAYAGATFHYAGDSVGGAVGLQLLLDHPHRVTSAALLCTGATIGTADAWHKRKEQVESSGTSSLLASTPQRWFSPGFADRDPDIAARLLDELAGISDEGYAAVCGALASFDVRSRLADISGPVLAIAGADDAVTPPSALETVATQVRRGRLVVLPGVAHLAPAEAPHQVARLIRDHAASAAADQRTVAEVRAAGMAVRRNVLGDAHVDRAIAAATDFTSEFQQLITEYAWGGIWTRPGLDRRTRSLITLTALVARGHHEELILHIRAARRNGLTVAEIKELLLQTAIYCGVPDANTAFRIAQETLRDLGDLDTP; translated from the coding sequence ATGACGGTCACCGCCGTACAACTCGCCGGCCGACCCGGCCAGCCGCTGCTCGTGCTCGGCCCCTCTCTGGGTACCTCGGTGCAGACGCTGTGGGCCGCTGTCGCCGCCGATCTCGCCGACGACTTCGAGGTTATCGGGTGGGATCTGCCCGGCCACGGCACCAACCGCGTCGTCGCGGCCGAACCGCTGCACATTGCCGATCTGGCGCACGCGTTGATGGAGCAACTCGACGGCGCGTACGCCGGGGCCACCTTCCACTACGCCGGGGACTCGGTGGGCGGCGCAGTCGGTCTGCAACTGCTCCTTGACCACCCCCATCGAGTCACCAGCGCCGCACTGCTGTGCACCGGCGCGACCATCGGCACCGCCGACGCCTGGCACAAACGCAAGGAACAAGTAGAAAGCTCGGGTACGTCGTCGTTGCTTGCCTCCACTCCGCAACGCTGGTTCAGTCCCGGCTTCGCTGACCGCGACCCTGACATCGCCGCCAGATTGCTCGACGAACTTGCCGGCATCTCCGACGAGGGATACGCCGCGGTCTGTGGGGCGTTGGCAAGCTTCGACGTGCGCAGCCGTCTTGCCGATATCAGCGGGCCGGTGCTGGCGATCGCCGGCGCCGACGACGCCGTGACCCCGCCGAGCGCACTCGAGACCGTCGCCACGCAGGTACGCCGCGGCCGCCTCGTCGTCCTGCCAGGCGTGGCGCACCTGGCCCCCGCCGAAGCCCCTCACCAGGTGGCACGACTGATCCGTGACCACGCCGCCAGCGCCGCCGCCGACCAGCGCACTGTCGCCGAGGTCCGCGCCGCAGGTATGGCGGTGCGCCGCAACGTCCTTGGCGACGCTCACGTCGATCGGGCCATCGCTGCCGCCACTGACTTCACCAGCGAATTTCAGCAGTTGATCACCGAATACGCGTGGGGCGGCATCTGGACGCGACCCGGCCTGGACCGCCGCACCCGATCGTTGATCACCTTGACCGCACTGGTAGCGCGGGGGCACCACGAAGAACTAATCCTGCACATCCGCGCAGCGCGCCGCAACGGACTGACCGTCGCCGAGATTAAAGAACTGCTGCTGCAGACAGCCATCTACTGCGGCGTGCCCGACGCCAACACCGCATTCCGGATCGCGCAAGAAACACTGCGGGACCTCGGGGATCTCGACACTCCTTGA
- a CDS encoding aspartate aminotransferase family protein has translation MSNHETDPVAGQNALWSPFAPMHSVRQAPRVTIVRGDGVWVWDNTGHRYFDGTASLWYSNVGHGRAEIVDAISHQLGTLEAYHGFGDFATEPALRLAEEIAQRAPMDDGKVFFTSGGGDSIETAVKMARSYFAANGQPDRTVLLHREHSYHGMHGWGTALSGMPPNRVGEPFAPDVVQVPHDDAAELDRIIGTLGPERVAAFFCEPVIGAGGVIVPPKGYIEAAAQVCRRHGVLFIADSVICAFGRLGYWFGIERFDVRPDLIVFAKGVTSGYLPLGGVVAARHVAAPFWDRPGTVFRHGQTYSGHPAACAAGLANIAILERDGLLDAALKLEGPLLERLESMTDHPLVDHARGGVGVLGALELESGHLARSPSLPAQLMQVVRRRGAIIRPMGTALGFSPPLVTTEEDLDFMTDAVRAGLDEVYRTT, from the coding sequence ATGAGCAACCACGAGACCGACCCGGTCGCGGGTCAGAACGCCCTCTGGTCACCGTTCGCACCGATGCACTCGGTGCGCCAGGCGCCGCGGGTGACCATAGTGCGAGGCGACGGGGTATGGGTCTGGGACAACACCGGACATCGCTACTTCGACGGCACTGCAAGCCTGTGGTACTCCAACGTCGGGCACGGTCGCGCCGAGATCGTGGACGCGATTAGCCACCAGCTCGGCACCCTGGAGGCTTACCACGGCTTCGGTGACTTCGCGACCGAGCCTGCGTTGCGTCTAGCCGAAGAGATCGCCCAGCGCGCGCCCATGGACGATGGCAAGGTCTTCTTTACCAGTGGCGGTGGCGATTCCATCGAGACGGCCGTGAAGATGGCCCGGTCCTACTTCGCGGCCAACGGGCAGCCCGACCGGACAGTGCTGCTGCACCGCGAGCACAGTTATCACGGAATGCACGGGTGGGGTACAGCGCTTTCCGGAATGCCGCCCAACCGCGTCGGCGAGCCGTTTGCACCCGACGTCGTACAGGTTCCCCACGATGATGCAGCCGAGCTAGACCGCATCATCGGCACGTTGGGACCAGAACGCGTCGCTGCATTCTTCTGTGAACCGGTGATCGGCGCCGGCGGCGTGATCGTGCCACCCAAGGGATACATCGAGGCAGCTGCGCAGGTATGCCGTCGACACGGCGTGCTCTTCATTGCTGACTCAGTGATCTGCGCGTTCGGACGACTCGGTTACTGGTTCGGAATAGAACGATTCGACGTTCGACCCGACCTAATCGTATTCGCCAAGGGTGTCACCAGCGGATATCTGCCATTGGGCGGCGTTGTCGCCGCAAGGCATGTCGCGGCGCCATTTTGGGACCGACCCGGCACGGTTTTCCGGCATGGCCAGACGTACTCCGGTCATCCGGCGGCATGTGCCGCTGGGCTGGCGAACATCGCAATTCTCGAGCGTGATGGCCTCCTCGATGCCGCACTCAAGTTGGAGGGGCCTCTGCTCGAGCGCCTCGAGTCCATGACCGACCACCCGCTCGTCGACCACGCTCGCGGCGGAGTGGGGGTCCTTGGGGCACTCGAACTTGAATCCGGGCACCTGGCCAGGTCACCCTCCCTACCCGCCCAACTGATGCAGGTGGTGCGCAGGCGCGGTGCGATTATCCGCCCGATGGGAACGGCGCTGGGATTCTCGCCACCGCTCGTCACCACCGAAGAGGACCTGGATTTCATGACCGACGCGGTGCGCGCCGGGCTCGATGAGGTTTACCGAACCACCTAG
- a CDS encoding 3-oxoacid CoA-transferase subunit A encodes MVTLCDTTADAVAEIRDGSTVLIGGFGMAGMPVALIDALIDQGATNLTVVSNNAGNGDTGLAALLAARRVRKVVCSFPRQSDSWAFDGLYRAGDIQLEVVPQGTLAERIRAAGAGIGAFYCPTAVGTPLAEGKEERVIDGRTYLLEYPLAGDVALIGAHRADRMGNLVYRKTARNFGPVMATAATTTIAQVAEVVDTGTLDPESVVTPSIYVNKVVAT; translated from the coding sequence ATGGTCACCCTCTGCGACACCACCGCCGACGCCGTGGCCGAAATCCGTGACGGGAGCACCGTCCTGATCGGCGGTTTCGGCATGGCGGGCATGCCGGTGGCGCTGATCGACGCCCTGATCGACCAAGGCGCAACAAATCTCACCGTGGTGTCCAACAACGCCGGCAACGGCGACACCGGCCTGGCCGCCCTGCTCGCGGCCAGACGCGTCCGCAAAGTCGTCTGCTCGTTCCCCCGCCAGTCGGACTCCTGGGCGTTCGACGGGCTGTACCGCGCCGGCGACATCCAACTGGAAGTGGTGCCGCAGGGCACCCTCGCGGAGCGGATACGCGCCGCCGGTGCGGGTATCGGCGCGTTCTACTGCCCCACCGCGGTCGGGACGCCGTTGGCCGAGGGCAAAGAAGAACGCGTCATCGACGGCCGCACCTATCTTCTGGAGTATCCGCTGGCCGGCGACGTGGCCCTGATCGGGGCTCACCGCGCCGATCGGATGGGAAACCTGGTGTACCGCAAGACTGCCCGCAACTTCGGGCCGGTGATGGCCACTGCCGCGACCACCACCATCGCGCAGGTCGCCGAGGTGGTCGACACCGGGACTCTGGACCCCGAGTCCGTCGTCACCCCCAGCATCTACGTCAACAAGGTGGTGGCGACATGA
- a CDS encoding lyase family protein: MILLWPGEHRAGDTFTEAAFLHAMVQIEDAWLTVLPTTGALASSASVLDLVSDADMIDLIDESEVHGNPVIALVALLRQRLRAAGHDDAATWLHRGLTSQDVIDTALMVCARQAVNRIRGEITGQLDALTDLVNTHRNTPMVARTLTQPAVPTTFGAKAATWLHGVLDAAEALAALRFPVQLGGAAGTLSGLVELVGPAAARRARRRLAKALTLSESPPWHTQRTAVTRIGDAAVTVTDAWGRIANDVLALGRPEIGELSEGTGGGSSTMPHKSNPTMSVLIRRAALAGPPLATTLHLSAAGQVDERADGAWHVEWDTLAVLLRRTVVSAAHTRKLLVGLQVHPDTMARRLSQMSGDVHAEQRALAAIAGHEPSGAFTGLIDDLIDEALHRAHHHLQEMP; the protein is encoded by the coding sequence GTGATCCTGTTGTGGCCCGGTGAGCACCGCGCCGGCGACACCTTCACCGAGGCCGCGTTCCTCCATGCCATGGTGCAGATCGAGGACGCCTGGCTCACGGTGTTACCGACCACCGGGGCACTCGCCTCGTCCGCGTCGGTACTGGATTTAGTATCTGACGCGGACATGATCGATCTAATCGACGAGTCCGAAGTTCACGGCAACCCCGTCATCGCACTGGTGGCGCTACTGCGGCAGCGTCTGCGCGCGGCTGGCCACGATGACGCCGCGACCTGGCTGCACCGCGGCCTGACTAGTCAAGATGTCATCGACACCGCTCTGATGGTGTGCGCACGTCAGGCGGTTAACCGGATCCGTGGCGAGATCACCGGCCAACTCGACGCGCTGACGGACCTGGTCAACACTCACCGGAACACACCAATGGTTGCCCGCACCCTCACCCAGCCCGCCGTGCCGACCACCTTCGGCGCCAAGGCCGCGACGTGGTTACACGGTGTACTCGACGCAGCGGAGGCTCTCGCCGCACTCCGTTTTCCGGTCCAATTAGGTGGTGCGGCCGGAACACTCAGCGGACTGGTCGAACTCGTCGGACCCGCTGCAGCCCGTCGCGCCCGCCGCCGCCTCGCGAAGGCACTCACCCTCAGCGAGTCGCCGCCCTGGCACACCCAGCGCACCGCGGTGACTCGCATCGGTGACGCGGCAGTCACCGTGACCGACGCCTGGGGCAGGATCGCCAACGACGTGCTTGCACTAGGCCGTCCCGAGATCGGAGAACTGTCCGAGGGCACAGGTGGAGGCTCTTCGACCATGCCGCACAAGTCCAACCCGACCATGTCAGTGCTCATCCGGCGCGCCGCGCTGGCCGGCCCTCCGTTGGCGACCACCCTGCACCTGTCGGCAGCTGGACAGGTTGATGAACGCGCCGATGGCGCCTGGCATGTGGAATGGGACACCCTCGCAGTGCTGTTGCGGCGCACTGTCGTTTCCGCGGCCCACACTAGAAAACTATTGGTCGGGCTGCAAGTCCACCCCGACACGATGGCCCGACGACTGTCACAGATGAGTGGCGACGTGCATGCAGAACAACGCGCACTGGCAGCCATCGCCGGCCACGAACCGAGCGGCGCGTTCACCGGGTTGATCGACGACCTCATCGACGAGGCGCTCCACCGCGCCCACCATCATCTGCAGGAGATGCCATGA
- a CDS encoding acetyl-CoA C-acetyltransferase, whose protein sequence is MDVVICSPVRTPVGRMGGALATLTATDLAVAALRALVDRTGLGEGDVDDVILGNGYANGEAPAIGRIAALDAGLGTAVPGLQVDRRCGSGLQAVLYGAGQVATGAARAVIAGGAESMSNVEHYALGLRTGVRQGGIALVDRLDRARETAGGSSHPITGGMIETAENLRREYGISRSDQDELSVRSHQRAVAAHEAGRFADELVSVTVPGRHGDVVVDRDEHPRADITAEKLAALRPIRRKVDGESTVTAGNASGQNDGAAVCVVTTASHAGKLGLTPLLALRSWAVTGCRPGTMGIGPVAATAAALGRAGLTLDDIDLIELNEAFAAQVLAVLAEWKIDPLDDRLNPNGSGISLGHPIGATGARILATAAYEAQRRGARTVLETMCIGGGQGLAAVFEVVS, encoded by the coding sequence TGCCACCGACCTGGCCGTCGCGGCGCTGCGCGCCCTTGTCGACCGCACGGGGCTCGGTGAGGGTGACGTCGACGATGTGATTCTCGGCAACGGCTACGCCAACGGGGAGGCGCCGGCGATCGGCCGTATCGCCGCGTTGGACGCCGGGCTGGGCACCGCGGTACCTGGCCTGCAGGTCGACCGCCGGTGCGGCTCCGGATTGCAGGCCGTGCTCTACGGTGCAGGGCAGGTCGCCACGGGCGCGGCCCGCGCGGTGATCGCCGGCGGGGCCGAATCGATGTCCAATGTCGAGCATTACGCCCTCGGGCTGCGGACTGGCGTCCGGCAAGGCGGTATCGCGCTGGTCGACCGTCTGGACCGCGCCCGCGAAACTGCCGGCGGCAGCTCACATCCCATCACCGGCGGCATGATCGAGACCGCAGAGAATCTGCGGCGCGAGTACGGTATTTCGCGTTCCGATCAGGACGAGTTGTCGGTGCGCTCCCATCAACGAGCCGTCGCCGCCCACGAGGCGGGCCGCTTCGCCGACGAGCTGGTGTCCGTCACCGTGCCCGGGCGGCACGGCGATGTCGTTGTCGATCGTGACGAGCACCCGCGCGCGGACATCACAGCGGAGAAGCTGGCCGCGTTGCGACCCATCCGCCGCAAGGTGGACGGCGAGTCGACGGTCACCGCCGGCAACGCCTCCGGCCAGAACGACGGTGCTGCAGTGTGTGTGGTGACCACCGCATCGCACGCCGGGAAGCTGGGGCTCACCCCGCTGCTCGCCCTGCGCTCGTGGGCGGTCACCGGATGCCGGCCCGGGACCATGGGCATCGGACCCGTGGCCGCGACCGCCGCAGCACTGGGGCGGGCCGGCCTGACCCTCGATGACATCGACCTGATCGAACTCAACGAGGCGTTCGCCGCCCAGGTGCTGGCGGTGCTGGCCGAGTGGAAGATCGATCCCCTCGATGACCGGTTGAATCCCAACGGTTCCGGCATCTCCCTCGGCCACCCGATCGGCGCCACCGGCGCCCGCATCCTGGCCACCGCCGCCTACGAAGCGCAGCGCCGCGGCGCCCGCACCGTGCTGGAGACCATGTGCATCGGTGGCGGCCAGGGTCTGGCAGCCGTGTTCGAAGTGGTGAGCTGA
- a CDS encoding YciI family protein yields the protein MAIFLITYEYTDDAGGREKYRPAHLDFISELADRGALLISGPLGPTESPGGRIVVDAATKSEALALTVGDPFRVNGLVSQATAVEWLPIYGRLAREI from the coding sequence GTGGCGATCTTCCTCATTACCTACGAGTACACCGACGATGCTGGCGGGCGGGAGAAGTATCGGCCGGCACACCTCGACTTCATCAGTGAACTCGCGGACAGAGGTGCCCTCTTGATTTCAGGACCTCTTGGACCGACCGAGAGTCCGGGGGGACGAATCGTCGTTGATGCGGCCACCAAGAGCGAAGCATTGGCACTCACTGTCGGTGATCCATTCCGCGTCAACGGGTTGGTGTCCCAAGCCACGGCAGTGGAGTGGCTTCCGATCTACGGACGCCTTGCAAGGGAGATATGA
- the pcaH gene encoding protocatechuate 3,4-dioxygenase subunit beta: MTTTTSGLPGQSAISAEIADIASDYEKQLIDGASRETAVRTDYPPYRSSLLRHPTKSLHYADPEGIELEAPCFGTRDIDPLEADLTIQCGGEPQGERMVVTGRVVDGEGRPVRRQLVEVWQANAAGRYVHKRDQHPAPVDPNFTGVGRCLTDEDGWYRFTTIKPGPYPWRNHHNAWRPAHIHFSLFGTEFTQRLVTQMYFPGDPLFDFDPIFQAIVDPRARGRLVAHYDHDITTHEWATGYRFDIVLSGTHRTPLDTDTEDPQ, encoded by the coding sequence ATGACCACTACCACCTCCGGACTTCCCGGTCAATCCGCCATCAGTGCCGAAATTGCCGACATCGCCAGCGATTACGAGAAGCAGCTCATCGATGGGGCCAGCCGCGAGACCGCGGTACGCACCGACTATCCGCCGTATCGGTCGAGCTTGCTGCGCCACCCCACCAAGAGCCTGCACTACGCTGACCCCGAAGGCATCGAGTTAGAAGCACCCTGCTTCGGCACGCGCGATATCGATCCATTGGAAGCGGATCTGACCATCCAGTGCGGCGGCGAACCGCAAGGGGAGCGAATGGTCGTCACCGGTCGCGTCGTCGACGGCGAGGGCCGGCCTGTGCGCCGGCAACTTGTCGAGGTGTGGCAGGCCAACGCGGCAGGACGTTACGTCCACAAGCGCGATCAGCACCCCGCCCCCGTGGATCCCAACTTCACCGGTGTCGGCCGTTGTCTAACCGACGAGGACGGCTGGTACCGCTTCACCACGATCAAGCCTGGCCCCTACCCGTGGCGCAACCACCACAACGCATGGCGGCCCGCTCACATCCATTTCTCACTGTTCGGTACCGAATTCACCCAGCGTCTCGTCACCCAGATGTACTTTCCTGGCGACCCTTTGTTCGACTTTGATCCCATCTTCCAAGCCATCGTCGATCCCCGTGCCCGCGGCCGGCTGGTCGCGCATTACGACCACGACATCACCACTCACGAATGGGCGACCGGCTACCGCTTCGACATCGTGCTCAGCGGCACCCATCGCACCCCGCTGGACACCGACACCGAGGACCCGCAGTGA
- a CDS encoding FAD-dependent oxidoreductase, protein MMTTYETDVLVVGSGAAGLSAAIAARKQGLNVLIVEKEPYLGGTSAISGGWLWVPGNRQGRAEGDTREEAEAYIKALASDSYDSAAVARFLDGVPEALDFFERETEVEFVYPEMAPDYQMEASGAKRSGRAITVQRADARILGDDRLRVQPYLYTYTVFGYMPEVGQELKTFLKVNQSARAFSYVARVLLRTWWQTVVCRRSLTRTNGNALMTRLVATARKLDIPMWTSAPVVKLDSTEGVVTGARVGGNEPCRVHARVGVVLAAGGFGGNAELRKQAFEHDAFGDNHVTATVGHGGDSYRLAAECGGVLDTSPHQPAAWGPVSSFRSLRGEQRLFPHLRAFGLPGLIAVNRHGKRFANESFSYHDFGTELIKENRGQRSTFAYIIADRKAMRRYGIGYAKPWPLPTWYYKRIGFLTKGSSIENLAIKIGVPAEALHETVQEFNESAAKGVDPKFGRGSNWFHHFKGDMDHKPNPNLAPIDTGPYYAVRVQMGDLGTYAGLAVNQRSEVVTDTGSAIPGLYAVGSAAVSVFGGGYPGYGAVLGPAMVFGYLVGRDIATHAKTRTNTPAGTVKHTAPAPLANDNTNGEPL, encoded by the coding sequence ATGATGACGACGTATGAAACCGATGTTCTGGTGGTGGGGTCCGGCGCCGCCGGTCTGTCCGCGGCCATCGCAGCCCGAAAGCAGGGATTGAACGTCTTGATTGTGGAGAAGGAACCGTATCTCGGTGGCACGAGCGCCATTTCAGGCGGATGGCTGTGGGTACCGGGCAACCGCCAGGGACGCGCGGAGGGCGACACCCGAGAGGAAGCGGAGGCTTACATCAAGGCCCTGGCGAGCGACTCGTATGACAGCGCAGCGGTGGCGCGATTTCTCGACGGTGTTCCTGAAGCACTTGACTTCTTCGAACGGGAAACCGAGGTCGAGTTCGTGTACCCGGAGATGGCGCCGGACTATCAGATGGAGGCGTCTGGGGCGAAGCGGTCTGGTCGTGCGATCACTGTCCAGCGTGCTGATGCCCGTATTCTCGGCGACGATCGTTTACGCGTGCAGCCTTATTTGTATACCTATACGGTGTTCGGTTATATGCCCGAGGTTGGACAGGAACTCAAGACGTTCCTCAAGGTTAACCAGTCTGCCAGAGCGTTCAGCTATGTGGCGCGCGTGCTCTTGCGGACGTGGTGGCAGACCGTGGTCTGCAGGCGCTCCCTGACCCGGACCAACGGCAACGCCTTGATGACGCGCTTAGTGGCGACGGCCCGTAAGCTCGACATCCCTATGTGGACCTCGGCCCCGGTTGTGAAGCTGGATTCGACCGAGGGTGTTGTCACCGGCGCGCGCGTCGGCGGTAACGAGCCGTGTCGAGTGCATGCCAGGGTGGGTGTGGTACTCGCGGCCGGCGGCTTCGGCGGCAACGCGGAATTGCGTAAGCAGGCCTTCGAGCACGATGCGTTCGGTGACAATCACGTCACTGCCACCGTCGGTCACGGCGGCGACAGTTATCGACTGGCCGCTGAGTGTGGTGGGGTCCTGGACACCAGTCCGCACCAACCGGCGGCCTGGGGTCCGGTCAGCTCTTTCCGAAGCCTCCGCGGCGAGCAGCGACTGTTTCCGCACCTGCGTGCCTTCGGGTTACCCGGATTGATTGCGGTCAACCGGCACGGTAAACGATTCGCGAATGAATCGTTCTCGTATCACGACTTCGGCACCGAGCTGATTAAAGAGAATCGCGGGCAGCGCAGCACCTTCGCCTACATCATTGCGGATCGAAAGGCGATGCGGCGGTATGGGATCGGCTATGCCAAACCGTGGCCGCTACCGACGTGGTACTACAAGCGGATCGGGTTTCTCACCAAGGGGTCCTCGATTGAGAACCTGGCCATCAAGATTGGCGTGCCGGCGGAGGCACTGCATGAGACGGTGCAGGAATTCAACGAGAGCGCGGCCAAGGGAGTAGATCCAAAGTTCGGACGGGGCTCGAACTGGTTCCACCACTTCAAAGGGGACATGGACCACAAACCCAACCCCAACCTGGCGCCCATCGACACCGGACCGTACTACGCGGTGCGGGTGCAAATGGGCGACCTCGGAACCTACGCAGGGCTAGCCGTCAACCAGCGCAGCGAAGTTGTCACCGACACCGGATCCGCGATCCCCGGACTTTATGCGGTCGGTTCGGCGGCCGTTAGCGTCTTCGGTGGGGGATACCCGGGGTACGGCGCGGTTCTCGGGCCGGCGATGGTGTTCGGCTACCTGGTGGGACGTGACATCGCAACACACGCCAAGACCAGAACGAACACACCCGCGGGCACCGTCAAACACACTGCCCCAGCACCGCTAGCCAACGACAACACCAATGGAGAACCACTATGA
- a CDS encoding IclR family transcriptional regulator encodes MARSTSGESVMERVLRIIEAFDVSTPVLTVSDIARRADLPVATAHRLVNELIELRMLERDGERRIRIGLRMWELASRSSRVVRLRDVAMPFMEDLHAVVRQHTQLGVLDGDEVLHIERLSAPGSMANATYVAGRLAVHACSAGLVLLAFGPEDVRERLLARPLRRYTPATVTDPQQLRQIFADIRTQGHFLADRMCIPNAVGAAAPIFDANGDILAALTIVVPSDANRIVGHIPALMTAARGISRAVGMAGFSLMLPMASDAKFLAIHRNSRP; translated from the coding sequence GTGGCGCGGTCGACATCGGGCGAATCAGTGATGGAGCGAGTGCTTCGCATCATCGAGGCATTCGACGTGAGCACGCCGGTACTCACGGTCTCCGACATCGCCCGCCGAGCTGACCTCCCTGTGGCGACCGCGCACAGGCTGGTCAACGAACTGATCGAGCTGCGCATGCTCGAGCGCGACGGTGAGCGACGGATCCGGATTGGACTACGGATGTGGGAGTTGGCTTCTCGGTCTTCGCGGGTGGTCCGGCTGCGTGATGTCGCAATGCCATTCATGGAGGATCTGCACGCGGTCGTGCGGCAACATACGCAGTTGGGTGTGCTCGACGGCGACGAGGTACTGCACATCGAGCGGTTGTCGGCTCCGGGATCGATGGCTAACGCCACGTATGTCGCGGGCCGGCTCGCCGTACATGCTTGCTCGGCCGGTCTGGTGTTGTTGGCATTCGGCCCGGAGGATGTTCGTGAACGTCTTTTGGCCCGGCCGTTGAGGCGCTACACCCCTGCGACTGTGACCGATCCGCAGCAGCTGCGACAGATCTTCGCTGACATCCGTACCCAGGGCCACTTCCTCGCTGATCGGATGTGCATTCCGAACGCCGTCGGTGCCGCCGCACCGATTTTCGACGCCAATGGTGACATTTTGGCCGCCCTCACCATCGTGGTGCCCAGCGATGCCAACCGCATCGTCGGGCACATCCCTGCATTGATGACCGCAGCGCGTGGTATTTCACGCGCAGTTGGCATGGCGGGGTTCAGTTTGATGCTGCCGATGGCCAGTGACGCCAAATTCCTTGCCATTCATCGGAATAGTCGACCCTGA